The Mytilus edulis chromosome 5, xbMytEdul2.2, whole genome shotgun sequence genomic interval aatggtttacttttacaaattttaacaGAATTACTCAATTAGTCATGACAACTAAACATGCTGAAAAGGAATAATGATTACATTAATGTTGAGAGTATAAACTTATGGCGAGGCAACAGGGACCAATATTTAATATGACATTCTGGTATCTTTGCATGGTCAAACATGTACTTGGTCTGACAAGGCAGTGTTAAACATATGAAATTATAATCTGATAAAAAATGTTTCTTTCCAGCCCATTAAATCAATTACATTTACTGTTTACGTTGCATTACTTTAACACAATTATTGAAAGTGGAAAGTTCTGAAAATTTGTTCCCCAAGGTTGaaagttttaacaatattttCTTCTTCATATTTTGTTGACTTTATCTTACCATTATAAGTAATCCGAGGTTTGGTTAAACATATGACTAGGTGACATTCTAAATCATCTGGGGGTACAAATTTGGAACACACAGGACACTTTATACCTAAAATAGAAATCAACAAAATGTTAGTCAATGGTGAAATTTTCAACATGGAAACTCTGAAACACACAGGATAACtatctttcttttaaaaataattataaaattactgTCTCCAGCTTATGACATACATaatatgaaatacaatttttGCTGAAGTTTGCAAGGTTGCTCCTGATTATTTTATCCAAGATTTTCCAGTAAAAGATCACATTATTTACATGTaaagacatatatacatgtgtattagGATGCTTCCACAAATACATTTGTAGTactttaacattttataaatttttaagagTAATAATTTTTTTAGCCATTAGTGTAACACATGtgtaatgtttgttttattaatgcATTCAACATGGTTAATCTACTGTAAGTTGATCTGCTTAAAAGTTGGTTGCCTTTTTCAGCTTTTTCAGAATTGTCTTAACCCTCATACATTTGTCATATAAATCATTTTAGTATTAAGACATTTGTCAATGTGTGCATTGTATGTTCAGTGCAGCCGATAgtacagctgaaggacgcctccgccttgggaatttctcgctgcattgaagacccattggtggccgtcggctgttgtctgctctatggtcgggttgttgtctctttgacacattccacatttccattctcaattttatgtacattttttgttttacatgtagCTAATAATCAGATAATAGGTCACATGAGAAGCcagaataacatgaataactcCAGAGAAACAAATCATTGACAAGTTAATTTATACATTGCAGGTTTCTATATTGCTAAAATCTTACTTTTTATTcctgaaaaacatatatatacatttggaAAGATGAAAcctaattgatttttttcaactataaatataatcattatattattatttgaaCACTTTAACTTCTTTATGTCATATTGAGCaacattattagttacatagtgtgctagtgacctaatacggtatatatggggtcagtaaattccatatggggtgagagcaaagctcgaatccccatatggaatttactgaccccatatataccgtattacgtcactagcacactatgtaacgaatttatcttaccgactatcttaacgtgtgaaattaggACTAGTCATtttcaaaatgagcaagtcttcaatactgtaagcattaagaaaatacttccattgatcctatgAAAACAGATGCCAATAATAACGACTTGTAacgtttaaatgtgttttatgaatttatttcaatcttaatcgtcaatttcttcgtctgttggaacttttaagattttttctcagtaccgttttgtttttataaagggacataacaccattactaaccgtgtatgaaataagccccgccccttcttacctaatatggaatataaagggacttaactccactactaaccgtgtatgagataagccccgcctccctactaacctaatatcaaatatacacggtttgcacacGGAcgattttaaccaatcatattcctggaaatgtataggaggtaagataagatTTGTTACAAGTGTTTCTTAACCGTTTTTCTTAGTATATCCCTacctaatatcatgaatatgatttgccactggacgttaagcaaccaacaatcaatcaatcaatccctGCCTAATATAAATACTCTTCAGTGCTGAGAGCTTTAtttaaccaaggatttgtatagactAACTATTCAAATCCTTGATTTAACGGATATGGGACTGTGCATTGTTTTAAACATGTGCCTTTGTTTTCTCATAAAAGCTTGTAGATTTTATGCATTGGTGTGCTATAATGTTTATTATGTATGATGTttggttttaaaaataatattcactAATTCCTGAAACATGAGACAATGGACCTCGGGAAAACTGTTGAGGGCAATGGACCAGGATTTTTATTACTTTGCTTGCAAAATTGAGGTCGAAGACTTTAACCATCTTACATAGTCTTACATAGTCTGTAACTGAGCGCTGGATCACTCCACTATGCTCAGATCTTCAGTTATTTGCTGACTTGTTTCGGTTCCGGTTCTTGTGTCAGCTTTTGCTCTATAGTTATATTTCATTTCACTATTTGTCAAAAATTTATCTTGGCGGCTTTCAAATGTTATGTAAACAATGGTAAAAGACAATTGAATACTTCCCATAAAACCATTATTTCTAATACTCATTGTCTTGCAAACTTCATTTTAATACTCACCATGAAGGGCAAATAAATGTAATGGTAAAGAATGTGCTATGTTAGTTCTTCCAAAAATGGGGCCATCCTCAGGGGTACTCGAATCCGAGTCTGGAGAACCAGCTCCTCTCGCATCACCATTCCCATTTGGGATTCCCATCGAAGAACCTGCAACAAATGCACCTAAACTTCGTGCTCTCTGACGAGCGCCATTAGCTGTGCCAGACAACCCCATTTCAGAAGCACCATGACTTGTTCCAGGAGCACTTCCAGAAAAAGTTCGACCCCTTGGAGCGTTTGTACTTTGTTTTCCTCCCATTTTATTACGACATTTCTATTGAAATTATAGTATCTTTTCttacaactgtcaaattaaggTAAGGGACACACGTTTTCATTTTCATGataaattgtttgtttatgtggAATCATTGTCTTCCGCCATGTTGTCTTCCCTGTTTGCGTCATGGAACCAACACAAAAAATGACGTCAGTCATGTGATCAAAGTAAACTGAAACAAACTAAATGATAATATGTAAACATTGGGTGCTTTCTTTGAAGTCCGCGTTTCAATTGGTTGTCGACATGTGCACTGGTGTTCTCATGGAGGTCCGCAATAATAACCAAAATATCAACCAAAATTATCTGGGTTTATGCAATGTTTTTTGGTGTTAAAGGGAAGCAACTGCATATTTCCCGCTTAAAGTGTGGATGAAAGTGAAACTAAGGTTGACAATCATGTCTCAAACCAAATCCACATTGAATTTAGTAGTAGCAGCTTGTAAAAGTAGAGGCATAGGTAAAAATGGACAACTCCCATGGAGAATAAGGTATGCAtgattgagacaactctccacaagagaataTACAGTATATAACTGTATTTATCAACTATAATGCAAATTATATGTAGACAGCTCTCTCACAATCCCTTACTGCAAAATATAAGGACATATTTTATGCTGCAGGTGACACATTCCTTAGGTGGCATTTTGAGATTTTACGGGTGGTGGAACTGCAGACCCATCATCATGTAGCAAACTGTTGATCCATATATATGCACTGACCACAAATATGACATCCTCCTCATTCGTATCCATGCTTATGTGTGAATGGTTTTACAAGTAGTTAGTTATTTTTTTGGCCTTTAAAAGCttactgttcagtgtgagccaaggcttattgttgaagactacaatgacctataatggtttacttttataaattgtgacttggatggagagttgtctcattggcactcataccacatcttcatatatctattttaaataaaattgagaatggaaatggggaatgtgccaaagagacaacaacccgaccatagaaaaaaacaacagcagaaggtcaccaacaggtcttcaatgtagcgagaaattcccgcactaaAGCGTCCTTCAACTGCTTAAGAATTGTGAATTGTTTTAATCGACCCGGCATAAGAAAACGTATCATTGATCAGTACATCTAGCTGTTTAATCATGTAAATggttttatttacattgtaattGAATTTATTCCACAGATTGCCATGAGGAATTATTTCTATCATTCTAtatggataaaattgagaaaggatgCATGCATGAATATATTTTTGTCGGTAACAATAACTAACAGatatataactctatagggttattacagaaaataacttgcGTGTGTTATTACAGATACATTCACGAATTGTCTACTCATATAAATTCCTTAAATTTTCTGAATCTgtaataacatacatgtatgtttgttatttgtaaaataaatgaaaaatatttcaatttatagtGGGTTCTAGGGAACTCTTAATACTTTGCACAGAAACTAAATGCATATAGCCTTGGttactaatttttttaattaaatttaatacatttttgattaaccatagtaaatcaatgagacaaggcTTTTAAGGGATAAACTTAGCTGTAATAACAATGCTTAAATATTAAAGGAATGTAACTTAGTTAATATATGAGACACTATGGAAGCTTGCCAGAACCTCATTACATGCTCTGgtcattatttaagaaataattgatgcaagctatactttattgtaggcATTATATTCATGATTATTTTTGACTAAGCGATAGTGacacaaaaaataacacaaatataatgcctacccatgttaaaactacaataaaggatagcttgcatcaattatttcgattctggtTAGGACagttaaggtaatttctatgtgcGATGTGTATAAGGGTAAAACGATtttgtaggctcttccatgaacctcccttttttgtttgtaaagaagcaaacagctggcactgtgatttttcagagggaggagttttttAACAGCCAGCATGAACCGTTGCAAATaggtcaatttcggaatgcaacacattacagtcataataaataaattagtaacaacatgtgcatcatttaagagtttggaagtgttttaagttactgaaatatattattaaatgcatgcaaattcgataaaattcatcattctgcagtagtcaatatacgcatgtgcaaaaaaatattattggatTTAAAGCATCGGTTTATTCATAAAgtgaaagaagcacgtcatataagaattcttacaataaattaaaatacattgtaataaaGCATGACGTATGTCTGAGTAAATGCTTTGGAGTGATATGGAGCAGCTGTGATAACACCCTTTAGTTATTACAGGCATAGttatttctgtaataacatataggTGTACTATGCAAAATTGGCACACTATGGACTGTTATGTCTTTCTATAGTtaattatggcaagccgttctcgtcaaaactatgtttaaaccatttttcgaaaaatttacacactgagaattacaacaaagcacactgagatttaaaaacttcaaaacgcacactgagaattgaaaattacacactgagaattgaaaattacacactgagaattaaaaattacacactgagatttcataaagacgcactgagattacaaaaatgaaaaacgtacactgagaattgaaaattacacactgagattttaaaaagacacactgagatgaaataaattgaaaaacacacactgagaattgttaattacacactgagatttcaaaaatacacactgagattaatatgcaaattactaatgaatattcatgagatgaataattcaacagattaatatcttgatctcaagaactcttgtcattattataatgaaatgccattccttcaaccaacattcgtaataaatttcaagacttaacatcgctcatattcataagtttattgcctataattcagatcattactaccagtgtatcgggatgattttttttacttaaaaccgtgggtcccttttcaaaagtcttccaactgtttccctggtttcgctagttaatcttgtatatttttgttggtatatgctataatagacacttgggtaaaaatttcactgcattcttttgcagattgttccaatgttttcttataattttaataaagtttttcaccatttggttatattttgtaataagagtaagtgggtatttttcttgttcttgtatttctaaagtttttttattaataatttggaaccaaatcgaaggactaacgagttctgtccccttgttgttttaagcttgtaatagattcagattaagtatgctaattagatatgtgtgcataaaaagtgcgcacaaatctcagtgtgtaattttaaattctcagtgtgtaatttcaaattctcagtgtgtgttttcagttaatttattctcagtgtgtctttttgaaatctcagtgtgtctttttgaaatctcagtgtgtctttttgaaatctcagtgtgtaattttcaattctcagtgtgtaattttcaattctcagtgtgcgtttttcatttttgtaatctcagtgcgtctttatgaaatctcagtgtgtaattttcaattctcagtgtgtaattttcaattctcagtgtgcgttttgaagtttttaaatctcagtgtgctttgttgtaattctcagtgtgtaaatttttcgaaaaatggtttaaacatagttttgacgagaacggcttgccatagttaATTCTATAGTTAAGCATGTTAAGTATACATAAAGTTATAATAGTAATATCGATAgaacttgtatacattttaactaaacaCATGATGTATATTGTCCCTTTGATACATGCAACATCCATACATTGacatatgttatcacagttctatgattttttaatccacaataacaaatgtatattatttttctgTAGTAACCCTATAAAGTTATATCCTTGACTGACTACAGGTAACactaaacaagagtgcacaggcTGAATGTCTCTACTTCTTTACTagccattgatattatgttgatatattgtagtcctaaatataaagctttaattcaactatcacataaacttaacatgatcttagaaatgaggtcaaggtcagatagaCCAAACTAGaaatacaccttacaatcattcaatacactaaatatagttgaccttttgcttatagttactacatgtactaagaaacaaacttaaccaagaaaactaaacattgaccaatgaaccatgaatatgaggtcaaggtcagatgaaccatgccagacagacacgAACACCTTgcaatcaatctatgcattaaatatagttgacctattgcttatagtatctaagaaacaaacttagcattgaccaatgaaccaccaaaatgatgtcaaggtcagattataCCTGGCAGACAGATATAGacagcttacaatccttcaaTACAACATATAAAGTTGACTGATTGCTCTTAAATTATAgtttaacactgagcaatgaactgtgaaaatgaggtcacggtcaaataaaacctgcaagactgacatgtacatcataaaataatccatacaccaaatatagtttacccatattgcatatagtattaggaaaaaacaaccaaaattcaaaagcttaactttgaccactgaaccatgaaaatgaggtcaaggtcagatgacacctgccactcggacatgtataccttacaattattccatacaccaaatatagtatacctattgcatacagtataggaataacagaccaaaacagaaaaactttactataaccactgaaccatgaaaatgagttcaaggtcacaTGAGACCTGCCAGTCGGACAAGCAcgccttacaatccttccatacaccaaatatactagaccttttACTTAAAGTATCTGAgttatggacttgaccaccaaaacttaaccttgttcactgatctatATAATGTGGTCGAGGTCtattgaaaactgtctgacggaccTGAGGAAAAAACTATAGTATCTGAGTAATGGACTTGACccccaaaacttaaccttgttcactgatccatgaaatgaggttgaggtctattgaaaactgtctgacagacatgaggacatTCCAAGATACACACATACCAAATGTAGTTATCATATTACTCGTTTTAAGAGAGAAATttacataacttttttttcaagtagtcactgaaccataaaaaagGGTCAACGACAATGAACATGTGACATGTGTGACAGACAGATTAACTTAATAAcgtaaggcatctatatacaaagtatgaagcatctaaGTCTTTCACCCTCTAAAATGTCAACCTTTTAAGGGATAAGTTAACACCACTGCCCCTGCTGCAGCCAGATCACTTTCCCTATGTTGAACTTTCTGGGAAGAAGtcacaggcttgacaaaaaaGATATTGGAACCTGCAATTTCCGTTTGAAATTTGGTCGTCCCAGATGAAATTTGGTCGTCTCAGAAGTAACAAAGATTATTTCTTATATTGTTTCATTATGTGGGTAATCCTAGCCAGTGCCTTTTAATGTCAAATTTCTGATCGCAGAATATACGTCATGAAGGTAAACAAATAATTCCGCACATTAATGTATACTGAAAATGAATGGCAGAGTTTAATTGAGTTAGTTCTACACATGTATATCATTTTTAACCTTGAACTCGTCAAATTGCACAAACTTTTGTTTGACTTAAcgtttcaacattttttttcaggaaagATATGGACTTTTTCAAAAAGATTACTATGGAAACAAAGGACCCAGgtaaacatttcaagatttaGGTCACTTTCATGTTTAGAATATGTATTGCATCACTAAGACTGTCATCTGGCACTGTATTAACACTTTTTTGGAAAGCTTTTTCTGATATTTTCCAACATCAATCAAGATGGAGAACAGAAAGAAGTGGGTATCTTCctttcagtttattttaaatctatACAGATTCAGGTAGTAGATAGACTaaaaaagtttaaacatgttgtctgctctatggtcgggttgttgtagctttgacacattccccatttcctttctcaattttattcaatgtaAATTAGTGTAGGAATATCATTGTTTTTCACTTTATATGAAGGGAAAGTGTTGACAAAAGATTTACTCTCCTGtatgaaatattcataaaataagtTTCATATCATCATTACATCATTACATCAAGGATGCAGGAGTACTTTAGCTATAGTCATGATAGCAGTCTGCACCAATAGCCACTAACTAGcctgatgccccagactagtaaatatCGGACtagtgaaaattttcaaaattttctataTAGTCATATAAATGTATGATTTCAATGAGAATTGGAATTTAGTTGAATACCTATTCCAAATTCTTTCTCATTTACAAAAGTCTTTTTTTGTgattaattaatttaaaagtatatatttggttattttaaatgtttgtttttgttttaaaaaaaaagtaagaaaattcTTCTTTCTCAgtgacaaatacatgtatacaggtATGCAATGGTATTTAATATTGATTTCCCTTATAGCTGAAAAAACATCCGACATCCACCATATTTGAATTGGCtgcaaaaatactttaaaaaaagtttataccATGGATTTTAATAGACATGATAAATCATATCCTGAATATTTCCTGAGGTAAAAATTTCCACAAATCGACCTTCACCAGCCTGAATTGATTtcaatgaaagtgcatgtttttGTTGTCATTTCTTAAACTGATGTTTTGATGCTTTTCCTGGAGCTGGTGTGTGATATTGATTAAATATCGATAAGTGCATCTTATAATAACTTGTCActcttattttattttgattataaatgtaaaatgtaaccAATGCTTTTGATATTTTAACGTTGTTACAGATTACAAAATTGAGGTTccatattgacaattttcacttgcTGTTCAGGATTGATGGACCtagatatttaaaatgttttagg includes:
- the LOC139522888 gene encoding E3 ubiquitin-protein ligase ZNRF2-like, coding for MGGKQSTNAPRGRTFSGSAPGTSHGASEMGLSGTANGARQRARSLGAFVAGSSMGIPNGNGDARGAGSPDSDSSTPEDGPIFGRTNIAHSLPLHLFALHGIKCPVCSKFVPPDDLECHLVICLTKPRITYNEDVLTEDKGECVICFDELNQGDTIARLPCLCIYHKACIDKWFERNRSCPEHPQD